Proteins encoded by one window of Manihot esculenta cultivar AM560-2 chromosome 10, M.esculenta_v8, whole genome shotgun sequence:
- the LOC110624601 gene encoding metacaspase-1 isoform X2, which produces MDQSGKLLKDTRGYSCGRCRQRLLPNTSNVPEIQLQCPACKRIASAAACKTDGTVSYVVEKFKNKLLRRNNRQESDDSEKFISLNWNPSPLKSSSPPSSSRSDRRPRKRAVLVGVTYKRWKYMLKGTVNDVRNMRSFLIESFSFLPQNILVLTEDETEPYLIPTKKNIQISLQWLVNDCRSGDSLVFYFSGHGLRQPDFNGDERDGFDETICPVDFLKEGMIYDNDINSTIVWPLPKGVTLHAIVDACHSGTILDLVYVYNREKDEWEDNFPPNGTRKHTNGGLAISISACEDNQMAADTTAFTEKGMNGALTYLLIEIVKKNPNSTYKELLDNIHEAIVAVNNSGCLFSRVLRSVLGNMILQKAQLSASEPFDVRKKKFIL; this is translated from the exons ATGGATCAAAGCGGTAAACTCCTCAAGGATACCAGAGGATACAGTTGTGGCAGATGCCGACAAAGATTATTACCAAACACATCAAATGTCCCAGAAATCCAACTCCAATGCCCAGCATGCAAACGAATTGCATCTGCTGCTGCATGTAAAACAGATGGCACCGTTTCTTACGTTGTCGAAAAGTTCAAGAATAAGTTGTTACGACGTAATAATCGTCAAGAAAGTGATGATTCAGAGAAATTCATCTCATTGAATTGGAACCCTTCTCCATTGAAGTCATCATCACCACCTTCTTCTTCTCGATCTGATCGTAGACCGAGGAAACGAGCAGTGCTTGTCGGAGTAACTTACAAGAGGTGGAAGTACATGCTCAAAGGAACTGTCAATGATGTCAGGAATATGAGAAGTTTCTTAATCGAAAGTTTCAGTTTCCTACCACAGAACATCCTCGTTCTCACAG AAGATGAAACAGAACCCTATCTAATTCCTACAAAGAAAAACATTCAGATATCCTTGCAATGGCTTGTAAATGATTGCCGATCGGGTGACTCACTGGTGTTCTATTTCTCCGGCCACGGCTTGCGACAACCGGATTTTAATGGGGATGAACGTGATGGGTTTGATGAAACAATTTGCCCAGTTGATTTCTTGAAAGAAGGAATGATTTATGATAATGATATTAATTCCACCATTGTTTGGCCACTTCCTAAAGGTGTCACTCTTCATGCTATTGTTGATGCTTGTCACAGCGGGACAATTCTTGATCTTGTCTATGTTTACAACAGAGAAAa AGACGAGTGGGAAGACAATTTTCCTCCAAATGGTACAAGGAAACATACCAATGGTGGATTAGCAATTTCTATCAGTGCCTGTGAAGACAACCAAATGGCTGCGGATACCACt GCTTTCACAGAAAAGGGCATGAATGGTGCTCTGACTTATCTTCTAATAGAGATTGTGAAGAAAAACCCAAATAGTACATACAAAGAACTACTTGATAATATACATGAAGCCATTGTTGCAGTCAATAATAGCGGATGCCTTTTTTCAAGAGTCTTAAGATCAGTGTTAGGCAACATGATATTACAG AAGGCtcaactttcggcttccgaaccaTTTGATGtcagaaagaaaaaatttattttgtaa